The DNA window AAAATTATCTACAACAGAACACTAAGCACACTTAGGGGTTTAAGCAAGTCATTCAAACCTGCTGAATAAAGACAATTCCTGTCTTAGAAATACTGTTTCAGGCTCTCCACATATGACAAGAGAGACAATTCCCATCTTAGAAATACTGTTTCAGGCTCTCCACCTATGACAAGAGATGACATCTTTTGAACCACAGACTTTTTTGTCCTCTTGATACACCACATCATACTAGCTGCCTTGCAGGGTTTATATgtgacacatgcacacatatggCATCAGAAAATAGTTGTTATAACCCTGAATTTAATAACACACACACCCCACTGCCCCGCTTAAGTGAACAAAAAACCTTTCAGTGGCCTGCTCCTTTAAAAGGTGCATTTAAGTATGGGTCTCTCATTCTCCCTTAATTAAGATCTGATTTTGGTAAATccacaaaaaattatttctgtatttgtcatCTAGTACCGCTGTATCTTCATGTTCTCACTGCAGCAGCTTTATTCGGTACCATCCTAATTGGGCACTGCGTTCCTTCTGAAGACTAATACCTAGATCTAGGAGCGCTCTTTTGGATTACATTCCCAAATGGATTTTAAACCACCTCTTTAAACTCCAAGTGGAACTTGCTTCTACTTCCAGAAACCAGAATATCCTCTCAGGGACAtagatgaaaaaaatccagaccTTTAACTCCCTTCTTACAGCAATACTTCCAATTCTACACAAAAACTTAATAGCTCACTCACGAACAACtgtcaaggggggggggggggggggggggataaaatttATGTAGCAGGATTCCATTGGCAGTGTAGAAGTTAAAGATCTTCAAAGATATTGCAAGAAAGAGGAACAACACTGTTTGTGTTGTGGATAAGAGATTCTTGATTtatgattaaatatattttgGAACGCAACAGCATTTATAGCAAACTTTTATTCAATAGTTTAAAAAGTGTATGGAAATTTTCATGAACAAATAGTTACTCAATGGAAAATACCTTCTTTTCCCCCTTAAAAAGTTCTTCTGCAAGAACATCCATTAAATGCATTTACCTACAGtaatcagttttaaaatgcaTGGGTATTTTTGGATTTCTTGTATACATATATAGCATTTCCATAGTTAAGAAGCTACTGTCCTGAGCAGTGTACGAAGAGACATTTAAATTTAAAGTACCTAGTTACAAGACATTTATGTAATTGACAACAAGCACAGAACAATTTAGACTTTAAACATTTAATGCGCCTTGTCATCAAGGAAGGCAAATGATAACTGTAGGACTGCTTAACACTGTGAGTGTCAATTTAGTATCATGTATTTAAATCTGCAGTATAAAGACACGCACAAAACATTCTTGCAGAGTACGTTTTGTTACAATAAACCAAGCTTGTATTCCATCATCATGTGTGGTTCTCCCATAACCTCACTCTGTGAaggatctggaaaaaaaaagttgacagcATGAGGCTTTTATCAAGCTACAGAGACCAGCAGTAACTAtcaacatgacttttttttttttcctccattctaATGCTTAGTGCAACAGTTACTTGACTGATTTTTGACAGTGTTGCACAATGCAGGTCTGTAACTCCGAAGTCTCTATCCAAAGCAATGATGAGATAACAAATACATCTACAGTGGAACAGTGTTTCATAaggaccccccccacacacacacacacttcaagTAAAACCATCAGTTCTACTTAAGCACAGTCTCCTACAGCCTGAATCTCAAGGCAGATTGAGTTTTGCGTTTAAGAAAACTCAAGTCTGACTGAAGCTCTTTTCCCCATCGGTGCCCCACATCTCTTTCCAATGCAACTTCTCTGCACAATAGGAGCCCATGCTCCTCCCTTCTGTTAGTTGGGACATATTCATGGTTTCTCTTCTCCACCTAACCACCTAGTTTCACAGACTTTCTATGCCCTTAAATCTCTCTGAGATTCCTCCATTCTGTAAAGCACGGTTGACGTTAGCCACTGTACTCAAAGGTTATCAAGGAATGTGCAAGCACACAAGAGATACCAATACTGACAGTATGAACTTCATTtccatacaaaaaataaaaaaaaaaatcaaggccagAAAGGTTGTGACTGCACTTTGGAAGAAACAGACCTTTCTTGATGGGTGTATTGGAGTGTTTTCCTTCCATAAATAAGGCATATTAATGCCTTTGATTCCTCCAGAGACACCAAAATTATCTAATCTAGCCCCAGGTGATAAATAGAAACTTAACCAAAACCACTTTTACACACTCACTCCTCGGCACTCTATAATACGTAACAGCTTGTTGTGAGCAATGGTAAATAACCAAATTCCTATAAATCATGTTTGACATTGCTCTACCCCTGAATCACAATAACCTAAGATTCCTTCCCTTGCTCCCTGTAAATCCATCCCAGAAAATAATCCCAGATGTACCTCATGCCTCTAGAATCCCACTTACTCCTCCATTATTTCCAGTTTCCTACCTCCCTGGGTACTTTCATTCTCCAATCCCGCCTCAAAATGCCCTCTGCCAACTTCCATGTCCTTAACTACCAGctagaaagaaagaatttttttcaaactatttttccAGGTTTATTCTATTCTACACATACTAACTGTCAGTCAGTAGCCCACCACACAACTGCAAACTGGTGAGTTAATTTGAGGGAGCCTTCCCCCTGCCACATCTCTGGTTCATTAGTTCAGTATCTCCCCTCtagactttctttctttttaattatagaaCTTATAAAAACTTTGTATCTTTGTAACCTCCACCTGTCAAAATCTGTACAAGTAGTTCAAAGGTTTCTGGGGAGAAAGGCATACAATCTAAGTGCATAATCTTCTACTCCTTTAGAAACCCAGCCTACAAGCAAACACTGCCTTACTCAGTATTTCAGAGTAATTTCTGCACAACTAGCAGCTGAATaacatttatttctccttcccccagtgCTTCTTTGCCTTCAGGAAttcaattttttctttgtattttgtgcATTTAATTCTCTTATTCCGTAGAGGCAAAGAACTTTGCAGTTcccaaattttacttttaaatgttcCCATAACATTCAAAACAGAATGCATTTACCATTAAGGATATCCTCAAAACCGATGCATTCATCATTTCCCCTCAGAGTATCCAGTGCTATGTTTGAGCTGTGAAGAAATGGGAGACGCTGGGCCTGTAAAAAGACAACAAGAGTTCAAGTTTCTGCAAGTCTGAAATTGGGGGGGTTTATGTTTGGATTTCTCAGTCTGAAGTGACTGAGAAAAGCAACAGGTAAAGTTACTTCTTCCTTCAAAAACAACGATGAATAgcatagtttaaagaaaaaaaaaagtaggttttttttctcctctgttatcACATAAAGCTGGGGAGGCTCACTGCAAAAAACACATCTACAACCTGAGGTCAGTACTGGGTGACCGACATATACTGCAGTGTTTGGAAACGACATTCTAAGTTTTCCTACATCTCCAATGCAAGTCAGGAATGTAAGTGAAAGAGCTATATTGATTTTCACATCTAAACACAATCCTCCTTGCAATTAATCTAAATCATAATTATTTCTCTGATCCCCACCAATTCTTAAGCTTCAAGTCCACTCCCACTTACTTTCAACACTCTCTTCTGTACTCTTCACAGACAGCATTACAGAAACATTTCAAATGGTACACACAGCATTCAGATCCTAAACATTCCAAAAATGGCATATCtgtatgtgctggttttgactgggtgtcgtggtttaaccccagccagcaactaagcaccacgtggctgctcactcactccccaccctcccagtgggacgggggagaaaattgggaaaagaagcaaaacccttgggttgagataagaacggtttaacagaacagaaaagaagaaactaagaatgatagtgataacactaataaaatgacaacagcaataataaaaggattggaacgtacaaatgatgcacagggcaattgctcaccacccgccgactgacacccagccagtccccaagcagcaattcccccccaacactccccagttcctaaactagatgtgacgtcccatgatATGAAaaaccctgttggccagtttgggtcaggtgtcctggctgtgtcctgtgccaacttcttgtgcccctccagctttctcactggctgggcctgagaagctgaaaaatccttgactttagactaaacactacttaacaaatagttaacatcagtgttatcaacattctttgcatactgaactcaaaacatagcactgtaccagctactaggcagacagttaactctatcccagctgaaaccaggacactggggtagagttaattttcttcagagaaactaGTACAGGACTgtcttttggatttgtgctggaaacagtgttgatgacaGAGGGATGTTgtggttattgctgagcagggctcacacagagccaagggctttgctgcttctcaccccaccagcgagcaggctgaggggtggggggggcacaagaagttgggagggggacagctgaccccaactgacccaggggatattccagaccatatgacatcatgctcagcatataaagctaggggaagaaggaggaagggggggacactGGGAGTGATGGagtttttcttcccaagtcaccggtacatgtgatggagccctgctttcctggagatggctgaacacctgcctgctgatgggaagcgatgaatgaattccttgtttcgctttgcttgagtgcacagcttttgctttacctattaaactgtttttatctcaacccacaagttttctcacttttaccctcctgattctctcccacatcccactgtgaggggagcgagcaagcagctgcatggtgcttagctgctagcTATATTTTAGAAgagtgaaataaaaccagaagagaaCTTGTATATCTAACATGAAGCTGGAAGTGAAAAACCTTCTAATCACCATATTTTGCCCACCCTTCTCCAAGAATACCTGTGGAGACACAGTAGCAGGGTATCCTCACCTGcctcattttctgccttttccctcaCATAAGTTAGGAAAAAGACTTTTCCTCACAAGACAGCCCAGCTGAGATCAAGGGATGTTTTCATACATCTTCTCTGACTTTCACATCTGCAGGACCAGTGATTTCTGCCAAGTTTAATGCAGCTCACTGTGGTTCAGTAGCACCTGATCCACTGGAAGGGAGTATAAAATTGCTCTAACTTACTTGGAAGAACAACTCTTAATAGCTTGACAACCTTcaacaagccaaaaaaaagtttattaagaCCAATGAGTTTTCCATGTTTCCTAAGGGACAAAGCCTCCCTCCAGTTATTCTCCATCCTAGGAgatgaagaaaaggaggaagactCAGCTTCCCAAACAAGAGGTTAAAACCTTTGAACGTAACTCCCTGTAGACCTCCCCTGATCTTACAAGAAAGGCTGCGGAACAAAGTAAGCACATAGCAAATTCTCTGCTTCAGGTTTCATGTTACCTCTATACCCCCTCCCAAATCCCTACCTCCTTCAGACCTCTAAGTCTCTTTACCCCACAGGTGCAGAGATTCCTCCCCATGAAGGTCATACGTTCCGCAGAGGAGAGtattaattttagaaattaatactcaattcctcctgcttttctctgAAGGCTTACAGGAAGCTAGTCCACAGAAAATCTAGAGCAGTTACCACTTCACCAAGTAACCAATAAAAGAACAACAGCTGAAATGCTTTAGCATATTGACTGTTCTGGAAACTACTAACTGCAGTGTTTGGTTGGTAGGTTTTAATAAAAGCAGTCCAGTGGAAGAATTTCTTTTGGAAACATAAGGTATTTCAATAAAGAAAGATGTCTCTCTGAAAGCATGTTccaagataaattttttttttccaagtggtttAAGTTATACCAGTTAGATAAAAATGCTTACCTGTTTCACTGCTCTGAATTCCATCTGCAGCTTTAAAGGTGCATGGAGTCCTTGAATATTTCTCAGCGTGGCAAAGTTTGTTTTATCTTGATTTAACTGGAACTATCATAAacaacattgatttttattttagaaaagttaCTTTCCAGTACAGCCATAGAAAAGATTTGTGACATCCTACTTAAATGAGCATGCTTattaaatgtatatgtaaaaactCAGTGATACTGTCCTATGTGTCTCAAATGTACATGAAAGATAATGATGCAATAATACTTGTTTTATGAAACTGGAATTGCTTTTTGCTAGATTTTATTACAAATCAATAGTagccattttattttgttatttttgacAATCAGGTCATGTAACACCACCAAGTGGTGTAGCTTTGCACTACTTTACTAGAATATCGTCAGCACAAATTGGTAGCTAAGTCTGGTTTACCCTAAGAACACAAACTTTAAAGCCACAATTGATGTTATTGTTAGTCATCAAAGACTCTACTTGAAAACACTTGAAATCCTACTTGACCAGAAAAGAAGACAGAGCACCACATATACTCCATATGactctgaaaagcaaaggaaaactaaCAATTTTACCAACTGCTCCAAAACTGATcagcaagacaaagaaaatctATCTAGTAGAGGgctcttttaatgaaaaagtgcCAGTTCAAGATTACTAAAGTACACAAAAGTAACTTATGCTTAATGTTAAACTTAAAAGCTTGAGTAATCCAGTCTCAAATTTGGCTTTTACAGTACTGACTACATGCCTGTAATGTTGACATAATACAATAttgtaaagtaaaacaaaaaatacaagcctctttttttaaaacctgtactCAATCACCATGACAAAAGCCTCCTAGTATAAGAATATCATCCTGTTTATGCGGAGGGATCCCAAAAGTCAATAGGAAAATACAACTCAAAGGcataacatgcatttttttcataacaACCTATATTGAACACTTCCAAAGTTAGcagaaaatactatttatttGCTTCATCCCAAACTTACAATTCTGGTCAcatcatttttccatttcttttattttataaaggtAGGGGTCCTTCAGCTGGGTAGCAGAAAGATTTGGTTTCTACTAGTGCTACCTGAATAACCTACCATTTACAGCAGTAAAAACAACCATAACTATGTCAGGCTAAGATAAGCCTTTTCCCATGCAAAGGTACGTAAAAATAATTCTTAGATAAATCGGCCACAAACTTACAGAAAGACTAACCAAACAATATGTGGAAAAAACCCGTTAGTTTCACATACTTCCTAGGGGATCACATTGTCTGTTTTCATtacttctgtgctttttttttttccctctctagcATGTATTCTTTTAATTATGCAGGTTTTATACAGcaagaacagaattaaaaactaAGTTACAGCACTCAgttgtaaaaaaaatcaaattaaaaatagctCTGAAACATTTATAGTATTTATAAATAAGCTTGTGAAGTTTGTGTCACATTAACATCATCCTTTTAACTCAAGACGCCACTAGCACTGGTTAGAATTAGAATATATTAGATGGTCTGAATTACATTCAGACCCTGTCATGCTGATTAGCTTTGCACTTTGGAACATTCTATCCAGATATACTGCCTTTGCTTCAGGACATTTTATTAGAACAAATCTGTGGTGACAAAACAGCTACCAGAGATGAGATTCAGTTCAACCAGCTATTTAGCCAAAGCTGTCTAGTCTCCCTTTACCTTCAACCTATGGTCCGCAGACCACTCTTCAGTGGTCCATGAGTGATGACAAAACCGGACAAGAGTGCATACACTTACAACACACTGTAGGTATAAAATTTCTAGATGGGATCAggtaatttaatgaaaaatatttttgtgttcacAGACTAAATGTCTGAAAACTAAGATATATGGTAAACCTATAGACTAAATGGGAGGATCAGCCTTCCAAAAGTGGCAGGTGTGCCCCCCACCTAACTATAGAGGCTGCACACACAACTAGCTTAGTAACTTTTAGATGACTAAACCTTGCTAAGTAAATCCCTACTTGGAAGCCAGCTTACATACTTGAAGTGCCGACAGTCACAAGTAGGAGGTTAACATTAAATAAACTTGCCAACAATGTCATTTGTATGAATAAAATGTTACAATTGTTGAACATCTTTATTCTGTTAAAGGCAAGACCCCGGTCATTACCTGTTACCACACAAAGCAGTCCAGGTAACCACATTGTTAATTTAAACTTCATAATCAGTTAAGAGTGAAGATGGCTACACTCCATGTtatacttacatttttttctgccaacTCCAGCGGGTGGCTAGGCAACAATTCATTTTTCACACTTGTAAAGCTAGAAATACAAGTAAAAAAACTGAACCTCAAATTAATCAGGATATTGTTTTCCAAAACTAATCTCAGATACAAATATCAGCCCACAGAGACACACAATTAGCACAGtttgaactacaaaaaaaaaagcttaatattGAAGCAGCAAATAAGACCTCTAACTACAGCActaccagaagaaaaagaatttaaatttcaggcatccttttttcttcatgtttgtcAAAACTGAATgacagtttttcttccttgacccttttcagaaatagagatgaatattaataaatgaaaacatcatAGATTTAATTATGTCCAAGCTACATGGTATTAATTTCAGAAGTCTCCAAGCTTTTGCAACTGAATACTGTACATAACTTCCCCCACCACTCATAGTTGTATTACCCACATTTGAAACTCCATAACTTATTTTAGATTCATTATCCAAGACATGTACATAGTTCTGCACTCATGTAAAGtggcaaaacccaaacccactatTTTTACTATATTAACTTGTACCAAGGCTGAAATTAACCATTTCCCACAGTGCTATAGCACGCTCATATACATGTATTTTACAACTAGCATACCTTTCATAATCATTAATACTTTACCATCTCTTTAGAAAAGAGGAGTATCACACAGGTAAAAGTCCATTAATGTTATCTACTTCTTGAAGTGATGTTTCACAGCAAATTCACACTTGAAGGACAATCTGATTAAATACATGCACTTTAGGCTATAGCTTTTGTGATACACCTTCCAAGAACCTTCATAAAAAGCCAACATTTAACACATACTTTCTTCCTATATCTAAAGTTCAACATTTGCTACAGCACAAATCAAGGAGTAAAGCCTACCCTCTACGCAGAAGATCATGACCTTCAAATGGTCCTGAAGCTGAAAATTCAGTAATAGGGATACTATCTTTCAACAGAGAAGCACCACCTCTGGAATTCTGGAACCAAAAAAGTTAGGATTACTTTAACAGAACCAGACCGCTTTCGTATGGGCCATTAGGCCAGGCAATGAAACAAAGTGTTCAAAGACTCCTTAAACTACTCACACACAAGCCCTAGACTTTAGggtctctttaaaaaacaaacataacccctcaccaaaacacaaaccccatACTAAATTAGAATTTTTTCAGAGAATCTGATAACATTTAAAGGTACTGATAATACATTTTTAGGATCTGGCTCAAACATTTAAACCTGCAATTACCCCTTGTTCATTCCCACTCTGAGCTGCAGGtatggaaaggaagaaggcagatcATGCTCAGCTGACAGGACAGAAAGGAACATGGCTGAGCATTCCTTCATTCACTTCAATACAGACACAACCAAGTAAGATCGAATTGATTTTATCCACGGTTTAAGGCTGCCATAAAGAGGACAAGGTGTATGCAAGTGGTCTAGTATGCCAGTTAACTGAAAGGACAAAGGAAGAACAGTAACTTGTAgcagaagaccagaaaaacacACCTCCACAGACTTAGTAAATAAAGCCATCTTGACCCAGACCACTGATTTCATGCTAACGTGCCTGATTTTATTGAAGTGACTTTAGGATTGTTCATACAAATTGTTCCACCAATAGGCCGATGTATAATGAATTCTGGAAGGTGACAGCAATAGTCCCTGGAAGGTGACAGTGATGAGCTGTTCAGTGCAGGAGTTTCCTCCAGGAGCACACTCAGATCCAACAGAAAACTCATACTTATGGTTAAGGTCTTT is part of the Accipiter gentilis chromosome 19, bAccGen1.1, whole genome shotgun sequence genome and encodes:
- the POMP gene encoding proteasome maturation protein; protein product: MNSRGGASLLKDSIPITEFSASGPFEGHDLLRRGFTSVKNELLPSHPLELAEKNFQLNQDKTNFATLRNIQGLHAPLKLQMEFRAVKQAQRLPFLHSSNIALDTLRGNDECIGFEDILNDPSQSEVMGEPHMMMEYKLGLL